From the genome of Nakamurella flavida, one region includes:
- a CDS encoding FAD-dependent oxidoreductase, with protein MSLPLRIAVVGAGPAGIYAADILTKKDDQLTVDIFDRLPTPYGLIRYGVAPDHPRIKQIIVALHRVMENERITFHGNVHVGQDVKVDELRQFYDAIIFATGAERDRDMQIPGEHLARSYGAADFVAFYDSHPDREQTWDLRDQKSVAVIGVGNVGLDVARILARTGDELLYTEIPPHVHRVLADSTITDVHMFARRGPAQAKFTPVELREMDHSPNVQCLVVPEGMEFDQASQQALADSKSLRMVVDVLSEWAMRDEKPGPHRRIHLHFLENPVEVLGDEATGVTGLRTERQELTGDGTVRGTGEMTDWDVQAVYRAVGYRSEPIDDLPFDTARLVLPNVEGRVLDLDGAVLPGVYATGWIKRGPVGLIGHTKSDAAQTVAHLLADEPTLARAPQRDRAAVRELLVSKGLPVTDFDGWDRLDAHERTLGEPDARERMKVSSRAEMTAIAGARG; from the coding sequence ATGTCCCTGCCCCTGCGGATCGCCGTCGTCGGCGCCGGACCGGCCGGCATCTACGCCGCCGACATCCTGACGAAGAAGGACGACCAGCTGACGGTCGACATCTTCGACCGGCTGCCCACGCCCTACGGCCTGATCCGGTACGGGGTCGCCCCCGACCACCCGCGGATCAAGCAGATCATCGTGGCGCTGCACCGGGTGATGGAGAACGAGCGGATCACCTTCCACGGCAACGTGCACGTCGGTCAGGACGTCAAGGTCGACGAGCTGCGCCAGTTCTACGACGCGATCATCTTCGCGACCGGCGCCGAGCGCGACCGGGACATGCAGATCCCCGGTGAGCACCTGGCCCGTTCCTACGGGGCGGCGGACTTCGTCGCCTTCTACGACTCGCACCCCGACCGCGAGCAGACCTGGGACCTGCGCGACCAGAAGTCCGTCGCCGTCATCGGGGTCGGCAACGTCGGCCTGGACGTGGCCCGCATCCTGGCCCGGACCGGTGACGAGCTGCTGTACACCGAGATCCCCCCGCACGTGCACCGCGTACTCGCCGACTCGACGATCACCGACGTGCACATGTTCGCCCGCCGCGGGCCGGCCCAGGCGAAGTTCACCCCGGTCGAGCTGCGCGAGATGGACCACTCCCCCAACGTGCAGTGCCTCGTGGTGCCCGAGGGCATGGAGTTCGACCAGGCCTCGCAGCAGGCACTGGCCGACAGCAAGAGCCTGCGGATGGTCGTCGACGTGCTGTCCGAGTGGGCGATGCGCGACGAGAAGCCCGGCCCGCACCGGCGCATCCACCTGCACTTCCTGGAGAACCCGGTCGAGGTGCTCGGTGACGAGGCGACCGGGGTGACCGGCCTGCGCACCGAACGCCAGGAGCTGACCGGCGACGGCACGGTGCGCGGCACCGGCGAGATGACCGACTGGGACGTCCAGGCCGTCTACCGGGCCGTGGGCTACCGCTCGGAGCCGATCGACGACCTGCCGTTCGACACCGCCCGGCTCGTGCTGCCCAACGTCGAGGGCCGGGTGCTGGACCTCGACGGGGCCGTGCTGCCCGGGGTGTACGCCACCGGTTGGATCAAGCGCGGTCCGGTGGGCCTCATCGGGCACACCAAGTCCGATGCCGCGCAGACCGTCGCGCACCTGCTGGCCGACGAGCCGACCCTGGCCCGGGCGCCGCAGCGGGATCGCGCCGCCGTCCGGGAGTTGCTGGTCTCCAAGGGGCTCCCCGTCACCGACTTCGACGGCTGGGACCGGCTGGACGCCCACGAGCGCACCCTGGGCGAGCCGGACGCCCGCGAGCGGATGAAGGTGAGCTCGCGGGCGGAAATGACCGCGATCGCCGGGGCCCGCGGCTGA